A single region of the Mycobacterium avium subsp. avium genome encodes:
- a CDS encoding salicylate synthase, translating into MTEVSVETTSAGSESPSIPLPVHIDPADLAAELAVVLSERAGEEYLLYERGGEWVLATGVRAMIELDSDELRVIRDGVTQRQHWSGRPGPVLGEAIDRLLLETDQLFGWIAFEFGVYRYGLQQRLAPGTALARVFWPNGRVVVTREAIQLFGTSTGRRDDVLGVLGDGVPGLRDASAVDVVTDPSNYRDRVASAVAEIAAGRYHKVILSRCLQVPFALDFPSTYRLARRHNTPVRSFLLRLGGIRAVGYSPELVAAVRHDGVVVTEPLAGTRAFGRGALHDRQARDDLESNSKEIVEHAISVRSSLQEMAEIAEPGTAVVTDFMTVRERGSVQHLGSTVSGRLGTSNDRMDALEALFPAVTASGIPKAGGVEAILRLDEGPRGLYSGAVVMVSADGALDAALTLRAAYEHDGKTWLRAGAGIIEESTPEREFEETCEKLSTLAPYLIARQ; encoded by the coding sequence GTGACCGAGGTCAGCGTCGAGACAACTTCCGCCGGCTCTGAGTCGCCGTCGATTCCCCTTCCGGTGCACATCGACCCGGCGGACCTGGCCGCCGAGCTGGCCGTGGTGCTCTCCGAGCGTGCCGGGGAAGAGTATTTGCTCTACGAGCGCGGCGGTGAATGGGTGCTGGCCACCGGGGTGCGCGCCATGATCGAGCTGGACAGCGACGAGCTGCGGGTGATCCGCGACGGCGTGACCCAGCGCCAACACTGGTCGGGCCGGCCGGGGCCGGTGCTCGGTGAGGCCATCGATCGGCTGCTGCTGGAGACCGACCAGCTTTTCGGCTGGATCGCCTTCGAGTTCGGCGTCTATCGCTACGGGCTGCAGCAGCGACTGGCGCCGGGCACCGCGCTGGCCCGGGTGTTCTGGCCGAACGGACGCGTCGTGGTGACCCGCGAGGCGATCCAGCTGTTCGGGACGTCGACCGGCCGGCGCGACGACGTGCTGGGCGTGCTCGGCGACGGGGTGCCGGGGCTGCGCGACGCCTCGGCGGTCGACGTCGTCACCGACCCGTCGAACTATCGCGATCGGGTGGCCTCGGCCGTCGCGGAGATCGCTGCCGGCCGCTATCACAAGGTGATTCTTTCCCGTTGTCTCCAAGTGCCTTTCGCGCTGGACTTCCCCTCCACCTACCGGCTGGCCCGTCGGCACAACACCCCGGTGCGGTCGTTTCTGCTGCGGCTTGGCGGGATTCGCGCGGTGGGCTACAGCCCGGAACTGGTTGCGGCCGTGCGTCACGACGGCGTCGTGGTGACCGAACCGCTGGCGGGCACCCGCGCGTTCGGCCGCGGCGCCCTGCACGACCGCCAGGCCCGTGACGACCTGGAGTCGAACTCCAAAGAGATTGTCGAGCACGCGATTTCGGTGCGAAGCTCGCTGCAGGAGATGGCCGAGATCGCCGAGCCCGGCACCGCCGTGGTCACCGACTTCATGACGGTCCGGGAACGGGGCAGCGTCCAGCATCTCGGCTCCACGGTCAGCGGGCGGCTGGGCACGTCCAACGACCGGATGGACGCGCTGGAAGCGCTGTTCCCCGCCGTCACCGCCTCGGGCATCCCGAAAGCGGGCGGAGTGGAGGCGATCCTGCGTCTCGACGAGGGACCACGCGGGCTGTATTCGGGTGCGGTGGTGATGGTTTCGGCCGACGGCGCGCTGGACGCGGCGTTGACGTTGCGCGCGGCCTACGAGCATGACGGCAAGACCTGGCTGCGGGCCGGCGCCGGCATCATCGAAGAGTCGACGCCCGAGCGCGAATTCGAGGAGACCTGCGAGAAGCTGTCCACCCTCGCGCCGTATCTCATTGCGCGCCAATAG
- the hemW gene encoding radical SAM family heme chaperone HemW, with the protein MAIREQTVELPDVRVVDGRPFGLYVHVPFCVTRCGYCDFNTYTPAELGGVNPDAWLGALRTELELAAARLRPPPVNTVFVGGGTPSLLGGARLALLLDMVREHFALAPDAEITTEANPESTWPEFFDAIRAAGYTRVSLGMQSVAPRVLGVLDRIHTPNRSADAAREALAAGFEHVSLDLIYGTPGESDEDLLWSLDTAIETGVDHVSAYALVVEEGTALARRVRRGELAAPDDDVLAHRYELVDARLSQAGLSWYEVSNWSRPGGQCRHNLGYWDGGQWWGAGPGAHGYVGTTRWWNVKHPNAYAERLNAAALPVAGFEQLGSEALHTEDVLLKIRLRQGLPVDLLNPAERERVQGVVADGLLVRDGDRLVLTPRGRLLADGVVRTLLG; encoded by the coding sequence ATGGCCATTCGCGAGCAAACGGTCGAGCTGCCCGACGTGCGGGTGGTCGACGGGCGCCCGTTCGGCCTCTATGTGCACGTGCCGTTTTGCGTAACCCGTTGCGGCTACTGCGATTTCAACACCTACACACCCGCCGAGCTGGGCGGGGTCAATCCCGACGCGTGGCTGGGGGCGCTGCGCACGGAACTGGAACTGGCCGCCGCGCGGCTGCGGCCACCACCGGTGAACACCGTGTTCGTCGGGGGCGGGACGCCCTCGCTGCTGGGGGGCGCGCGGCTGGCGCTGCTGCTGGACATGGTGCGCGAGCACTTCGCCCTGGCGCCCGACGCGGAGATCACCACCGAGGCCAACCCCGAGTCGACGTGGCCGGAGTTCTTCGACGCCATCCGGGCGGCCGGTTACACCCGGGTGTCGCTGGGGATGCAGTCGGTGGCGCCGCGGGTGCTGGGTGTGCTGGACCGCATTCACACGCCGAACCGGTCGGCGGACGCCGCCCGCGAGGCGCTGGCCGCCGGGTTCGAGCACGTCAGCCTCGATCTCATCTACGGGACGCCGGGGGAGTCCGACGAGGACCTGCTGTGGTCGCTCGACACCGCGATCGAAACCGGTGTGGACCACGTGTCCGCCTATGCGCTGGTGGTCGAGGAAGGCACGGCGCTGGCCCGGAGGGTGCGCCGCGGTGAGCTGGCGGCGCCCGACGACGACGTGCTGGCGCACCGTTACGAATTGGTCGACGCGCGGCTGTCGCAGGCGGGTCTGTCCTGGTACGAAGTCTCCAACTGGTCGCGCCCGGGCGGGCAGTGCCGGCACAACCTCGGCTACTGGGACGGCGGTCAGTGGTGGGGCGCGGGTCCCGGTGCCCACGGCTACGTCGGCACGACGCGCTGGTGGAATGTCAAGCACCCCAACGCCTATGCCGAACGGCTCAACGCCGCGGCGCTGCCGGTGGCCGGATTCGAGCAGCTCGGCTCCGAGGCCTTGCACACCGAAGACGTGCTACTGAAAATCCGCCTGCGCCAAGGGCTTCCGGTGGATCTGTTGAATCCCGCGGAACGCGAACGCGTCCAGGGCGTGGTGGCCGACGGGTTGTTGGTGCGCGACGGCGACCGGCTGGTGCTCACGCCGCGCGGGCGGCTGCTGGCCGACGGCGTGGTGCGCACGCTGTTGGGGTGA
- a CDS encoding nitrite/sulfite reductase, whose amino-acid sequence MTTARPAKARNEGQWALGNREPLNPNEEMKQAGAPLAVRERIETIYAKNGFDSIDKSDLRGRFRWWGLYTQREQGYDGSWTGDENIEKLEARYFMMRVRCDGGAISAAALRTLGQISVDFARDTADITDRENIQYHWIEVENVPEIWRRLDAVGLRTTEACGDCPRVILGSPLAGESLEEVIDPSWAIAEIARRYIGQPEFADLPRKYKTAISGLQDVAHEVNDVAFIGVNHPEHGPGLDLWVGGGLSTNPMLAQRVGAWVPLHEVPEVWAAVTSVFRDYGYRRLRSKARLKFLVKDWGIEKFREVLETEYLKRPLIDGPAPEPVAHPIDHVGVQRLKNGLNAVGVAPIAGRVSGTILLAVADLAQQAGCDRIRFTPYQKLVLLDIPDDKLDEVVAGLEALGLQSQPSHWRRNLMACSGIEFCKLSFAETRVRAQGLVPELERRLADVNRQLDVPITINLNGCPNSCARIQVADIGLKGQMVDDGEGGSVEGFQVHLGGSLGQDSGFGRKLRQHKVTSDELGDYIERVARNFLKYRGEGERFAQWAMRADEDDLR is encoded by the coding sequence ATGACCACCGCCCGACCCGCGAAGGCCCGTAACGAGGGCCAGTGGGCACTGGGGAATCGTGAGCCGCTGAACCCGAACGAGGAAATGAAACAGGCCGGCGCGCCGCTGGCAGTTCGGGAGCGGATCGAGACCATCTACGCCAAAAACGGCTTCGACAGCATCGACAAGAGCGACCTGCGCGGCCGTTTCCGCTGGTGGGGCCTGTACACCCAGCGCGAGCAGGGCTACGACGGCAGCTGGACCGGCGACGAGAACATCGAAAAGCTCGAGGCCAGGTACTTCATGATGCGGGTGCGCTGCGACGGCGGCGCCATCTCCGCGGCCGCGCTGCGCACGCTGGGCCAGATTTCGGTGGACTTCGCCCGCGACACCGCCGACATCACCGACCGCGAGAACATCCAGTACCACTGGATCGAGGTGGAAAACGTCCCCGAGATCTGGCGTCGGCTTGACGCGGTGGGGTTGCGCACCACCGAGGCCTGCGGCGACTGCCCGCGGGTGATCCTGGGGTCGCCGCTGGCGGGTGAGTCGCTCGAGGAGGTCATCGACCCGAGCTGGGCGATCGCCGAGATCGCCCGCCGCTACATCGGTCAGCCCGAATTCGCCGACCTGCCCCGCAAGTACAAGACCGCGATCTCGGGGTTGCAGGACGTCGCCCACGAGGTCAACGACGTCGCGTTCATCGGCGTCAACCATCCCGAGCACGGTCCCGGCCTGGACCTGTGGGTCGGCGGCGGGCTGTCGACCAACCCGATGCTGGCCCAACGGGTCGGCGCCTGGGTTCCGCTGCACGAGGTGCCCGAGGTGTGGGCGGCGGTCACCTCGGTGTTCCGCGACTACGGGTACCGCCGGCTGCGCTCCAAGGCGCGGCTGAAGTTCCTGGTCAAGGACTGGGGCATCGAGAAGTTCCGCGAAGTTCTCGAAACCGAATATCTCAAGCGTCCGCTGATCGACGGTCCGGCCCCCGAGCCGGTCGCGCATCCGATCGATCACGTGGGGGTGCAACGGCTCAAGAACGGGCTCAACGCGGTGGGAGTCGCCCCGATCGCCGGGCGGGTGTCGGGCACCATCCTGCTGGCGGTGGCCGACCTGGCGCAGCAAGCGGGTTGCGACCGGATCCGGTTCACTCCCTATCAGAAGCTGGTGCTGCTCGACATCCCCGACGACAAGCTCGACGAGGTGGTGGCCGGGCTGGAAGCCCTCGGCCTGCAATCGCAACCGTCGCATTGGCGTCGTAACCTGATGGCCTGCAGCGGAATTGAGTTCTGCAAGCTGTCTTTCGCCGAAACACGGGTGCGGGCACAGGGTTTGGTGCCCGAGCTGGAGCGCCGCCTCGCCGATGTCAACCGGCAGCTCGACGTGCCGATCACCATCAACCTCAACGGCTGCCCCAACTCGTGTGCCCGCATCCAGGTCGCCGACATCGGCCTCAAAGGCCAGATGGTCGACGACGGAGAGGGCGGCTCGGTCGAGGGATTCCAGGTGCACCTGGGCGGCAGCTTGGGCCAGGACAGCGGCTTCGGCCGAAAACTGCGCCAGCACAAGGTCACCAGCGACGAGCTCGGCGACTACATCGAGCGGGTGGCACGCAACTTCTTGAAATATCGCGGCGAAGGTGAACGTTTCGCCCAGTGGGCCATGAGGGCAGACGAGGACGATTTGCGATGA
- a CDS encoding sodium-dependent bicarbonate transport family permease, with the protein MLQEFWHNFTHNLFKPLLLFFYFGFLIPILKVRFEFPYVIYQGLTMYLLLAIGWHGGEELAQVSASSVGAIVGFMVLGFVLNCAIGGLAYLGLSRLKSLRKVDRATIAGYYGSDSAGTFATCVAVLAAVNIAFNAYMPVMLAVMEIPGCLVALYFVARLRHRGMDSAGYMPDEAGYTPPVRVGVGPGTAARPPHGQSLQTQEEAAIEQELELSLEKLEHPEWQTDPGPLRGKGTRAPIFSRELFQEVFLNPGLVLLMGGIIIGLVSGLQGQKVVADDDKFFVIAFQGVLCLFLLEMGMTASRKLKDLRSAGWGFIVFGLVAPNVFATLGIFVACSYASLTHTDFKTGTYVLFAVLCGAASYIAVPAVQRLAIPEASPTLPLAASLGLTFSYNVTVGIPLYIEIARLVERWYGV; encoded by the coding sequence ATGCTGCAAGAGTTCTGGCACAACTTCACCCACAACCTCTTCAAGCCGCTACTGCTGTTCTTCTACTTCGGTTTCCTGATCCCGATTCTCAAGGTGCGGTTCGAATTCCCCTACGTGATCTATCAGGGGTTGACGATGTATCTGCTGCTGGCCATCGGCTGGCACGGCGGCGAGGAACTCGCCCAGGTCAGCGCGTCGAGCGTCGGGGCGATCGTGGGCTTCATGGTGCTCGGGTTCGTGCTGAACTGCGCCATCGGCGGGCTGGCCTACCTGGGGCTGAGCCGGCTGAAATCGCTGCGCAAGGTGGACCGCGCCACCATCGCCGGCTACTACGGGTCGGACTCGGCGGGCACCTTCGCCACCTGCGTGGCGGTCCTGGCGGCGGTGAACATCGCCTTCAACGCCTACATGCCGGTGATGCTGGCCGTGATGGAGATTCCCGGCTGCCTGGTGGCGCTGTACTTCGTGGCGCGACTGCGCCACCGGGGCATGGACTCCGCCGGGTACATGCCCGACGAGGCGGGCTACACGCCGCCGGTCCGGGTCGGGGTCGGTCCCGGCACCGCCGCGCGTCCGCCGCACGGCCAGAGCCTGCAGACCCAGGAGGAGGCGGCCATCGAGCAGGAGCTGGAACTGTCGCTGGAAAAGCTGGAGCATCCGGAGTGGCAGACCGACCCGGGCCCGCTGCGCGGCAAGGGCACAAGGGCGCCGATCTTCTCCCGGGAGCTGTTCCAGGAGGTCTTCCTCAACCCCGGCCTGGTCCTGCTGATGGGCGGCATCATCATCGGCCTGGTCAGCGGGCTGCAAGGCCAGAAGGTCGTCGCCGACGACGACAAGTTCTTCGTGATCGCCTTCCAGGGCGTGCTGTGTCTGTTCCTGCTCGAGATGGGGATGACGGCGTCGCGCAAGTTGAAGGACCTTCGCTCCGCCGGCTGGGGTTTCATCGTCTTCGGCCTGGTGGCCCCGAATGTCTTTGCGACACTGGGCATTTTCGTCGCCTGCAGCTACGCCTCGCTGACCCACACCGACTTCAAGACCGGGACCTACGTGCTGTTCGCGGTGCTTTGCGGTGCGGCGTCCTACATCGCCGTGCCCGCGGTGCAACGCCTGGCGATCCCCGAGGCGAGCCCGACGCTGCCGCTGGCCGCCTCGCTGGGCCTGACGTTCTCCTACAACGTCACGGTGGGGATCCCGCTCTACATCGAGATCGCCCGCCTCGTCGAGCGCTGGTACGGGGTCTGA
- a CDS encoding flavin-containing monooxygenase encodes MSMARDHAHAALIIGAGFTGLGAAIRLAEAGVDDIVILERADRVGGTWRDTTYPGASCDVPSLLYSYSFVKNPTWSRTYSPAPEIYRHLEDMADRFDIRRRIRFGHEVSGLAFDEDAGVWTATTKNRKKFRARTVVLASGPLSDVSFPDIRGLDSYRGHKIHSARWDHDYDFAGKRVAVIGTGASAIQIIPELVKQAGFVKVFQRTPCWVLPRLDVATPPAVQALFAKVPAAQELARQALYWGHEASATALVWDTPLTSLVARLGKAHLRAQVKDPWLRRQLTPDFRPGCKRMLVSSDYYPALQRDNCKLIDWPIATLSPAGIRTSDGIEHHLDCIVFATGYDVHLTGPPFPVTGLGGRSLAAEWAGGAQAYKSINVHGYPNLFVMTGPNSGPGHNSLLVYIEGQLDYAVRGITTILNDDLRYLDVREEVQRRHNEAIQRRLTKTTWMSGCRSWYLTKDGFNGSMYPGFATQYLRQMSDFRYQDYQAVARRARTPAASSA; translated from the coding sequence GTGAGCATGGCACGCGATCACGCCCACGCGGCGCTCATCATCGGAGCCGGCTTCACCGGTCTGGGTGCGGCGATCCGACTGGCCGAGGCCGGAGTCGACGACATCGTGATTCTGGAGCGCGCCGACCGGGTCGGCGGAACCTGGCGTGACACAACGTATCCCGGTGCCAGCTGCGACGTTCCCTCGCTGCTGTATTCCTACTCGTTCGTCAAGAACCCGACCTGGTCGCGAACCTACTCGCCGGCCCCCGAGATCTATCGCCACCTCGAGGACATGGCCGACCGGTTCGACATTCGCCGGCGCATCAGGTTCGGCCACGAGGTCAGCGGTTTGGCCTTCGACGAGGACGCCGGCGTGTGGACCGCCACCACCAAGAACCGCAAGAAGTTCCGCGCCCGTACCGTGGTGCTGGCGTCGGGTCCGCTGTCCGACGTCAGCTTCCCCGACATCCGTGGGCTGGACAGCTACCGCGGGCACAAGATCCACAGCGCGCGCTGGGACCACGACTACGACTTCGCGGGCAAGCGGGTCGCGGTCATCGGGACCGGCGCCAGCGCCATCCAGATCATCCCCGAACTGGTCAAGCAGGCCGGGTTCGTCAAGGTGTTTCAGCGCACCCCGTGCTGGGTGCTGCCGCGGCTGGACGTCGCCACCCCACCGGCTGTCCAGGCGTTGTTCGCGAAAGTTCCTGCCGCACAGGAACTTGCCCGCCAGGCGCTGTACTGGGGCCACGAAGCCAGCGCCACCGCGCTGGTGTGGGACACGCCGTTGACGTCGCTGGTCGCCCGGCTCGGAAAGGCGCATCTGCGCGCTCAGGTGAAGGATCCGTGGCTGCGCCGTCAGCTGACGCCGGACTTCCGGCCCGGCTGCAAGCGCATGCTGGTCTCGAGCGACTACTACCCGGCGCTGCAACGCGACAACTGCAAGCTCATCGACTGGCCGATCGCCACGTTGAGCCCGGCCGGCATTCGCACCAGTGACGGCATCGAGCACCACCTCGACTGCATCGTGTTCGCCACCGGCTACGACGTGCACCTGACCGGTCCGCCGTTTCCGGTCACCGGGCTGGGGGGCCGATCGCTGGCCGCCGAATGGGCCGGTGGCGCACAGGCTTACAAGAGCATCAACGTGCACGGCTACCCGAACCTGTTCGTGATGACCGGCCCCAACTCCGGGCCCGGGCACAACTCGCTGCTGGTCTACATCGAGGGCCAGCTGGACTACGCGGTCCGCGGCATCACCACCATTCTCAACGACGACCTGCGCTACCTCGATGTGCGCGAAGAGGTTCAACGCCGCCACAACGAGGCCATTCAACGCCGGCTCACCAAGACGACCTGGATGTCGGGGTGCCGAAGTTGGTACCTCACCAAGGACGGATTCAACGGGTCGATGTATCCCGGCTTCGCCACGCAGTATCTTCGCCAGATGAGCGATTTCCGGTACCAGGACTATCAGGCCGTGGCGCGGCGTGCCCGCACACCCGCCGCCTCCTCCGCCTGA
- a CDS encoding MerR family transcriptional regulator, translating to MATERATYRSSRPEPGTIASVLHNVRRAPKRVRRQSREYRQLIEGAVSQLFDAAVRHPHGDPNSGEYRIDDLARLAGTTTRNIRVYRDRGLLPPPLRVGRIALFNDTHLTRLRLITSMLDRGYTIAHVREMLSAWEQGKNLGDVLGLETAIVGTWTTEKPETMSLAEAQRLVGDPRAFERLVALQVIRVDGSRATLTRPKLIEAFNEIRGYGVEFDKLIDLHEQIVPEIDKISDMLVRAGAEHVLDRIKPGEPLPADAEIAELITMLVRFRTQAVATVTATLASSIEANIESLVSRILADYLESSSSA from the coding sequence ATGGCAACCGAGCGCGCAACCTACCGTTCTTCCAGGCCGGAGCCGGGCACCATCGCCAGCGTGCTGCACAACGTGCGGCGGGCACCCAAGCGCGTCCGGCGCCAGTCGCGGGAATATCGCCAACTCATCGAGGGCGCGGTGTCGCAGCTTTTCGACGCGGCGGTCCGTCACCCGCACGGCGACCCCAACTCCGGTGAGTACCGGATCGACGACCTGGCCCGGCTGGCCGGCACCACCACCCGCAACATTCGCGTCTACCGTGACCGCGGGCTGCTGCCGCCGCCCCTGCGCGTCGGCCGGATCGCGCTGTTCAACGACACCCACCTGACCCGGCTGCGGCTGATCACGTCGATGCTCGACCGCGGCTACACCATCGCCCACGTCCGGGAAATGCTCAGCGCCTGGGAGCAAGGCAAGAACCTCGGTGACGTGCTGGGCCTGGAAACCGCCATCGTGGGCACCTGGACCACCGAGAAACCGGAGACCATGTCGCTGGCCGAGGCGCAGCGACTCGTCGGCGACCCCCGCGCGTTCGAGCGCCTGGTGGCGCTTCAGGTGATCCGCGTCGACGGGTCCCGGGCCACCCTGACCCGCCCGAAGCTGATCGAGGCGTTCAACGAAATACGCGGCTACGGCGTCGAATTCGACAAGCTCATCGACCTGCACGAGCAGATCGTCCCCGAGATCGACAAGATCAGCGACATGCTGGTGCGCGCGGGCGCCGAACACGTGCTCGATCGGATCAAGCCCGGCGAACCATTGCCGGCCGACGCCGAGATCGCCGAGCTGATCACCATGCTGGTGCGGTTCCGCACCCAAGCGGTCGCGACGGTCACCGCGACGCTCGCGTCGTCGATCGAAGCCAATATTGAGTCGTTGGTCAGCCGTATTCTGGCCGACTATCTCGAATCCAGCTCGTCGGCCTGA
- a CDS encoding acyl-ACP desaturase: MPKDLTNLQLLHELEPVVEGLLNRHLAKFKEWNPHDYVPWSDGKNFHTRGGQDWEPGQTRLPDVAQVAIVQNLLTEDNLPSYHREIAMNFGMDGPWGQWVNRWTAEEARHSTALRDYLVVTRSVDPVELELLRLEQMTRGFSPGQNQQGDMFAESLFDSVMYVSFQELATRVSHRNTGKVCNDAIAEQLMARVSHDENLHMIFYRDVSAAGLDIAPNQAMKSVHRILRNFKMPGFTVPEFRRKAVIIAVGGVYDPRIHLDEVVMPVLKKWRIFEREDFTGEAARMRDDLGLLVKELQDASEKFEESKQRYLEREARRTEKITASKVLQTKGTLTLSRH; this comes from the coding sequence GTGCCCAAGGACCTGACTAACCTGCAGCTGCTGCATGAACTCGAGCCGGTGGTGGAGGGGCTGCTCAACCGGCACCTGGCGAAGTTCAAGGAGTGGAACCCGCACGACTACGTGCCCTGGTCGGACGGCAAGAATTTCCACACCCGCGGCGGGCAGGATTGGGAGCCCGGCCAGACCCGGCTGCCCGACGTCGCGCAGGTGGCCATCGTCCAAAACCTGCTGACCGAAGACAATCTGCCGTCGTATCACCGCGAAATCGCCATGAATTTCGGCATGGACGGCCCGTGGGGCCAGTGGGTGAACCGCTGGACCGCGGAGGAGGCCAGGCACAGCACCGCGCTGCGCGATTACCTCGTGGTCACTCGATCGGTGGACCCGGTGGAATTGGAGTTGCTGCGGCTCGAGCAAATGACCCGGGGCTTCAGCCCCGGCCAGAATCAGCAGGGCGACATGTTCGCCGAGAGCCTGTTCGACTCGGTCATGTATGTCTCATTCCAGGAATTGGCCACCCGCGTCTCGCACCGCAACACCGGCAAAGTGTGCAACGACGCGATCGCCGAGCAGTTGATGGCCAGGGTGTCGCACGACGAAAACCTGCACATGATCTTCTACCGGGACGTCAGCGCCGCAGGCCTGGATATCGCACCGAATCAAGCGATGAAGTCGGTGCACCGGATTCTGCGCAATTTCAAGATGCCCGGATTCACGGTGCCGGAGTTTCGGCGCAAGGCGGTGATCATCGCCGTCGGCGGTGTGTATGACCCACGGATCCATCTCGACGAGGTGGTCATGCCGGTGCTCAAGAAATGGCGCATCTTCGAACGCGAAGACTTTACCGGCGAGGCCGCCCGAATGCGCGACGATCTCGGCCTGCTGGTCAAGGAGCTGCAGGATGCGTCGGAGAAATTCGAGGAATCCAAGCAGCGCTACCTCGAACGTGAGGCACGCAGGACCGAGAAAATCACCGCCAGCAAAGTGTTGCAAACGAAAGGAACGCTGACGCTGAGCCGGCATTGA